A DNA window from Pseudorasbora parva isolate DD20220531a chromosome 19, ASM2467924v1, whole genome shotgun sequence contains the following coding sequences:
- the lingo4a gene encoding leucine-rich repeat and immunoglobulin-like domain-containing nogo receptor-interacting protein 4a, producing MCVAADWRRLYWWAVLQWVVGVALSGPCAQRCDCLPKLPIVNCSSRQMVSVPEGIPDDTRTLDLTRNHLKTLARRRFSELAQLRELDLSDNLVMVIEVEAFAGLQNLVTLRLSRNRLKIIPVGAFSGLPSVQLLDISQNEILVFLDDMFREMAALRKLEASGNELVFVSNRAFSGLSELRELNLDRENLTSVPIEALSDLSGLVQLRLSRLGLSTLPNNSFRQLGRLQELRVSHCPSLDSLAGNSLIGLNLTSLTLSHCNLSSVPYSPLHHLVYLQYLDLSHNPITTILPNLLGDLLRLQELHLVGAGLLHIEPGAFRNLAVFRLLNVAENRLVTLEESAFQFVGTLEVLRMDGNPLACDCRLLWVMRRRLRLDFGRRSPACGSPVQVQGRMFRDFTEDELPRVFTCRNARILSRKPQDVRTDEGHTVLFFCEADGDPEPAITWLNPKRSVLSSSGRIRVLPNGTLEVRYAQVQDSGYYLCIASNAAGNDSVSMSLRVRGFPASTRNRSGPFFLEGWSFTSGHASVNGSQPFPFDVKTLVIAVTMGFLSFLSSVAVCFIFMFLWSQSKGQIKHTATIDFVPRSTASAGGRANAETGKFTMKLI from the coding sequence ATGTGTGTGGCTGCTGATTGGAGGAGGCTGTACTGGTGGGCGGTGCTCCAGTGGGTAGTGGGTGTGGCTCTCTCAGGGCCGTGCGCCCAGCGCTGCGACTGTCTTCCAAAGCTCCCGATCGTTAATTGCTCATCCAGGCAAATGGTGTCTGTTCCCGAGGGCATTCCAGACGACACCCGGACCCTCGACCTAACCAGAAATCACCTGAAGACTCTGGCGCGGCGGCGGTTCTCTGAACTCGCGCAGTTACGCGAACTGGACCTCAGCGACAACTTGGTGATGGTAATCGAAGTCGAAGCCTTCGCCGGCCTGCAGAACCTCGTCACACTGAGACTGTCCCGCAACCGGCTGAAGATCATCCCGGTTGGAGCCTTCTCCGGCCTTCCAAGCGTCCAGCTCCTGGACATCAGCCAAAACGAGATACTGGTGTTCCTAGATGACATGTTCCGAGAAATGGCAGCCCTGCGGAAGCTGGAAGCCAGCGGGAACGAGCTGGTGTTCGTCTCGAACCGCGCATTCAGCGGCTTGTCCGAGCTGCGAGAGCTGAATCTGGATCGGGAGAACCTGACTTCGGTTCCAATCGAGGCTTTATCCGATCTCTCCGGACTCGTGCAGCTTCGCCTCTCCAGACTCGGGCTGAGCACACTACCCAATAACTCCTTCCGCCAGCTTGGGCGTCTTCAGGAGCTCCGGGTTTCCCACTGTCCCTCGTTGGACTCTCTAGCTGGGAACAGTTTAATCGGACTCAATCTCACCTCGCTTACGCTCAGCCACTGCAATCTGAGCTCCGTTCCGTACTCTCCACTGCATCACCTTGTGTACCTGCAATACCTGGATTTATCCCACAATCCCATCACCACAATCCTTCCCAATCTCCTCGGGGATTTGCTGCGCCTTCAAGAGCTGCATTTAGTCGGCGCCGGACTCTTGCACATCGAACCGGGTGCTTTCCGTAACCTTGCCGTTTTCCGGCTCCTAAACGTTGCGGAAAACCGTTTGGTGACTTTGGAGGAGTCGGCGTTCCAGTTTGTTGGCACGTTGGAGGTTCTTCGGATGGACGGGAACCCGCTCGCGTGCGATTGTCGATTGCTTTGGGTGATGCGGAGACGCCTCCGGCTTGACTTCGGCAGACGTTCGCCCGCCTGCGGCTCACCTGTGCAGGTGCAAGGCCGGATGTTCCGGGATTTCACGGAGGACGAGCTTCCCAGGGTTTTCACTTGCCGAAACGCTCGGATTCTGAGTCGTAAGCCGCAGGACGTTCGGACGGACGAAGGACACACGGTTCTGTTCTTCTGCGAGGCAGATGGAGACCCAGAGCCAGCAATCACGTGGCTGAATCCGAAGCGCTCCGTCCTCAGCAGCTCCGGGAGGATCCGTGTCCTTCCCAACGGGACTCTGGAGGTGCGTTATGCACAAGTCCAGGATAGCGGATACTACCTTTGCATCGCCTCGAACGCCGCGGGGAACGATAGCGTCTCCATGAGTCTACGGGTCCGCGGTTTTCCGGCGTCCACACGAAACCGTTCCGGTCCCTTTTTCTTGGAAGGCTGGAGCTTCACATCCGGCCACGCTTCGGTCAACGGATCCCAACCGTTCCCCTTCGACGTGAAGACTCTGGTGATCGCTGTGACCATGGGCTTCCTATCGTTCCTGAGCTCCGTGGCCGTCTGTTTCATCTTCATGTTTTTATGGAGTCAGAGCAAAGGACAGATCAAACACACGGCAACTATAGACTTCGTCCCGCGCAGCACCGCGTCGGCCGGAGGACGGGCGAACGCGGAGACAGGAAAGTTCACCATGAAGCTTATCTGA